Within the Serratia sp. UGAL515B_01 genome, the region CCAAGCGCAGCGGCTCTTTTCACCAGCGGGCCGACCTTGGCTAATCCATCAACCATGGAGTAGTCGCTGTGGACGCGAAGATGAATAAAACGAGGTTCAGCCATATCCAAATACCAAGGTGTTGGGGTTCAACTTAATGAACTTGGGTTAACTCGAGTTGAGCAGCCCGGCAGGGCCAAGAAGTCAATTACCGCTCCAGCACCTGTCTTACAGGTGCAAAGCTACGTCGGTGGTGTTTGGTTGCTCCCAACACCGCCAGTTTTTCTAAATGAAATGCGGTGGGATAGCCTTTATGTTTGGCAAAACCATATTCGGGAAAAGACCGATCCAACTCGGTCATTTCCCGATCGCGTGTGACTTTTGCCAGAATAGATGCCGCGCTAATTTCTGCAACCCGGCTGTCGCCTTTCACCACCGCCATAGAACGCATCGGCAGTGCTGGGCAACGGTTGCCATCAATTAGCACCATGTCAGGCTCGATATGCAAACCAGCAACCGCACGCTGCATCGCCAACATGGTAGCATGCAAGATGTTAAGTTGGTCAATCTCATAAGGTTCAGCGCGTCCCAGGCTCCATGATAGTGCGTTATCAACAATTTTGTCGTACAACGCCGAACGCCGTTTCTCGCTAAGTTTCTTTGAATCAGCCAAACCAGCGATAGGTCTTGCTGGATCAAGTATCACTGCAGCGGTCACTACGGCACCAACCAAAGGACCTCGCCCTACTTCATCCACACCAGCGATCAGCAGCGCAGAGGGGTAAACAAAGGGTTGTATCATGATACTGCTAGTTCCAATACAGCCTGAGCGGCCTGTTCATCGGCACCACAGCGAATGCTGTGGTGCAGTTCAAGAAAAGTGTGTTTCAACAGTGCCGTTTCCTGACTCTCTTCTAACAACGGTAATAAAGCCGCAGCCAGCTTATCTGGTACACAATCGTGCTGTAGCAACTCCGTGACGATTTCTTGCCCGGCAAGAAGATTCGGTAACGATACATACGGCGTTTTCACTAGGCGTTCCGCCAACCAAAAAGTCAATGGCTTCATGCGATATCCCACGACCATCGGACACTTAGCCAACATGCATTCCAGCGCTGCAGTACCTGAAGCCAACAGAGCAGCATCGCTGGCAATCATCGCCTCACGCCCTTTGCCATCCAGCAGATGAACATGAAGTTCTGGTGCAACCTCAGCTTTGATACGTTCGAATTGCTCGCGCCGCTTAGCGTTAACAAGTGGAACTACCACCTCCAGCTCCGGGTAATGCGCACGCAGTAGACGTGCAGTCCTGAGAAAATCAGCGCTCAACATTTCCACTTCAGCAGCGCGACTTCCTGGCAACAAAGCCAAACACTGTACATCAAGGGGGATACCCAGCATCATGCGTGCGGCCTGTTTGTCTGGCTGCAATGGCATCGCATCAGCCATGGTATGGCCGATAAAGCGGCAGGGAACGTTGAAACGATCATAAAACGCTTTTTCGAAAGGGAGAAACGCCAGGACCAGATCGGTCGCTTTACCAATTTTGAAAACGCGCTTTTGTCGCCAAGCCCACACTGAAGGACTGACGTAGTGTATAGTGCGAATGTCACGTTTCTTGAGGCGGCCTTCGAGTGTGATATTGAAATCAGGTGCGTCAATACCAACAAATACGTCAGGCTTCAATTCACTAAACCGGCGGGTAAGCTCCTTACGGATCTTCAACAGGCGTGGTAGACGCTCGAGCACTTCGACCACGCCCATTACCGCCAGCTCTTCCATCTCATACCAGGCTTCACACCCTTCGGCCTGCATCAGCGGACCTGCTACGCCAACGAAACGTGCGTCAGGATGTTGCTTCTTGAGTGCACGGATTAATCCGGCACCAAGAATATCACCGGAAGTTTCACCGGCAACCAGCCCGATAGTTAATGGACGATTTATCATATATCAGCGAATGATCCCTCGGGTGGAACGAGCGAAGAAATCAATAAATTGCTTTAGCACAGGGTTTTCTTTCACCATAGCTTTAATTTCTTCTTTAGCTTCCTCCAAGGGTTTCTCGCTGCGATAAAGGATTTTGTATGCATTACGGATCGCATGCATTTCATCCTTGTCAAAACCACGGCGTTTCAGACCAACAGCATTTATACCAAATGGAGTGGCGTGGTTACCTTGGGCGATAACAAAAGGAGGTACGTCTTGTGCTATGCCGGAACAGCCACCGACCATGACATGAGCACCGATGATACAGAATTGGTGAATAGCGGTCATACCACCAATAATGGCATGATCATCAATCTCCACGTGTCCAGCAAGCGTTGCGTTGTTCGCAAGTACACAGGAATTCCCCACCACACAATCATGAGCAACATGTACGTTAACCATCAGCAAGTTGTCATTGCCAACTTTGGTCACACCTGTACCTTGAGCGGTGCCGCGGTGGATAGTCACGCTTTCACGAATACGGTTGCGATCACCGATTTCAACTTTTGTAGGTTCGCCCGCATATTTCAGATCCTGATTCGCCTCTCCAATAGAGGCAAATTGATAAATCTCGTTATCGCGGCCAATCCTAGTGATACCGTTCACTACAACGTGCGATTTCAGTACTGTACCCGCGCCGATTTCCACCTGGGATCCGACGTAACAGAAAGGACCAATGTGCGCACCAGCGCCAATTACGGCACCTTGCTCAACGATTGCCCCAGGATGGATAAAGGCGGTTTTATCAATCACAGATTATGCCTCCCGGCTGCGGGCACACATCATGGTTGCTTCGCAGACAATTTTTCCGTCAACGGTTGCTACCCCTTTAAAGCGCGTCAGGCCACGGCGAGTTTTTTCGAAAGTGACTTCCATAATCATCTGATCGCCAGGTACTACAGGGCGTTTGAAGCGGGCTTCATCAATACCAGCAAAATAATACAATTCACCTGGCTCAAGCTTACCCACGCTCTTGAATGCTAGAATACCAGTGGCCTGGGCCATCGCCTCCAGAATCAGTACACCTGGTAAAATCGGTTTACCAGGGAAATGCCCCTGGAAAAACGGCTCATTAACAGTTACGTTCTTCACCGCCCGCAGATACTTGTGTTCTTCAAATTCCAACACACGATCGACCAGCAAAAACGGGTAACGGTGAGGAAGTAACTCCAAAATTTCTGCAATATCCAGAGTATGAGTGTCAGTAGTCAAAATACTCTTCCTGTTTCTAAAAACTGATGGCATCAACAACACGGCCTGCGTTGACCCAAAAAGGAGATCATCAGGCAGGCCGCAAATATATAACTCTCTGCGCTTTTGGCGTTATCGCCAACGCGTTTCGTTTTATACCCAGCATGGCGGGCAGTGGTGATTAGTCTTTCCCGATTTTTCGTTCGACAGCTTTCAAGCGTTTGCTAATCTCATCGATATTCATCACCAACGCAGCTGTTTTGCGCCAAACTTTATTGGGTTGTAACGGAATGCCAGAGGAGTATACCCCAGGTTCGGTGATTGGTCGCATAACCATCCCCATCCCAGTAACGACAACCTTGTCAGCGATCTCCATATGACCATTGATCACACTGGCACCACCAATCTGGCAATAACGACCAACTTTCAAGCTACCTGCCATGATCACACCACCCGCGACCGCGGTATTCTCACCAATCACAACGTTATGTGCAATCTGACACTGGTTATCAATGATAACACCATTCCCAATCCGGGTGTTATCCAACGCACCGCGATCGATAGTGGTACAGGAGCCAATCTCAACACGATCGCCAATAATGACCGTCCCTAACTGTGGGATTTTGATCCAGTTACCACGATCAAAAGCATAGCCAAAGCCATCTGCACCAATCACCGTTCCCGACTGGATAAGACAATGCTGGCCAATTTCAACTTCATGATAAATCGTTACGTTCGCCCATAGACGAGTCCCCACGCCAATCCGGGCATGTTTACCTATAAAACAACCAGGACCAATGATGACGTTATCGCCCAATTCCGCACCGGATTCGATAACCGCATTGGCCCCTACGGCAACATTTTTACCCAGCCGAGCGTCGGGTGACACCACTGCACTTGGCGCGATATCGACCGCAGGTGCCGGAGTAGTGTCCATCAATTGCGCCATGCGCGCATAGGTCAGATAAGGGTTTTTAACTACAAGAGCAGCAGAACGGCAGTGCGGTAAATCTGCTTCAGTGAGCACAACAGCACTTGCCTTGCAAGAGGCCAACTGAGCTTGGTAGCGGCTGTTTGACAAAAAAGTAATTTGCCCAGACTGTGCAGAATGCATAGAAGCAATGCCGGTGATGACAATATCGCCATCACCGTGCAATTGTGCATCCAACTGCTGCGCTAAATCAGCCAGTCGAATCGAAGGCATGCCTTATTTAACCTGTTTCTGCACAGCAGCAGTAATGTCTTTGGCAGAGTCTGCATAAGCAACCGCGTTTGCGTCGATGACTACGTCGTAACCTTCTTTGCTGGCAACGGCTTTAACTGCATCCTGAATTCGGCTCAGGATTTTGTTACGCTCTTCCATCTGGCGACGGCGGTTATCTTGCTCAAAAGCCTGCGCTTTTTGAGAGAACTGCTCACGTTGAGCCATCAGATCTTTTTCCATCTTAGAGCGATCGCTGGCTTTCATGGTAGAACCGTCACGCTGCAATTTCTGCATTTTAGTTTGCAGGTCGCGTTCCATTTTCTGGAGTTCGCTCGCGCGGCCTTTAAACTCATCTTCCAGTTGTTTAGCCACAGCTTCACGCGCTGGCAGCTGTTGGAAGATACTGGAAACGTTGACAACAGCAATCTTGTCAGCTGCCTGAACGCTGGCTGAAGCAGCCATTGCTAAACCAAGGCCTGCGGCACACAACAACTTTTTCACTATAAACTCCTTACCATCACTCGTTTGTGTCATATGACACTTTGAATTACACAATTTGCCAGACTTATCACATAACACAATGAGAATGCTCTCTCTATTGATTTGAGGTCAGTCTGGCATTTGTGATGCTTTCTTACTCGTTATGCCCAAAAGTGAACCCTATTACCAGGTTCTCCCTATATTAAATTGGAATTGTTCAGATCTGTCGCCATCGAATTTCTTAAGCGGATCAGCATAAGAGAAGACCAACGGCCCCAACGGTGACATCCACTGCAGAGCAATACCTGCTGAGTAACGGATATTGCCTGCTTTGCTGTAGTCTGGCACATCAAACATACGTGTCTGATCCGTATTCTCCCATTTGGTATCCCATACGGTACCCGCATCGATAAACAGTGAGGTACGAACCGAATTGGCATATTTTTCACTCAGGAATGGGGTCGGCGTAATCAATTCAAGACTTGCCACCGCCATAGCGTTGCCGCCGACAGCATCATTCGAGTTACAAATTGCCTGAGGCGTGCTGCTACCTGGTGCATTCTGGCAGGTATACGAGTTGGAGTTATAGTACACAGCCTTAGGACCAATGGTATTCGACTG harbors:
- the lpxD gene encoding UDP-3-O-(3-hydroxymyristoyl)glucosamine N-acyltransferase, encoding MPSIRLADLAQQLDAQLHGDGDIVITGIASMHSAQSGQITFLSNSRYQAQLASCKASAVVLTEADLPHCRSAALVVKNPYLTYARMAQLMDTTPAPAVDIAPSAVVSPDARLGKNVAVGANAVIESGAELGDNVIIGPGCFIGKHARIGVGTRLWANVTIYHEVEIGQHCLIQSGTVIGADGFGYAFDRGNWIKIPQLGTVIIGDRVEIGSCTTIDRGALDNTRIGNGVIIDNQCQIAHNVVIGENTAVAGGVIMAGSLKVGRYCQIGGASVINGHMEIADKVVVTGMGMVMRPITEPGVYSSGIPLQPNKVWRKTAALVMNIDEISKRLKAVERKIGKD
- the lpxB gene encoding lipid-A-disaccharide synthase, which produces MINRPLTIGLVAGETSGDILGAGLIRALKKQHPDARFVGVAGPLMQAEGCEAWYEMEELAVMGVVEVLERLPRLLKIRKELTRRFSELKPDVFVGIDAPDFNITLEGRLKKRDIRTIHYVSPSVWAWRQKRVFKIGKATDLVLAFLPFEKAFYDRFNVPCRFIGHTMADAMPLQPDKQAARMMLGIPLDVQCLALLPGSRAAEVEMLSADFLRTARLLRAHYPELEVVVPLVNAKRREQFERIKAEVAPELHVHLLDGKGREAMIASDAALLASGTAALECMLAKCPMVVGYRMKPLTFWLAERLVKTPYVSLPNLLAGQEIVTELLQHDCVPDKLAAALLPLLEESQETALLKHTFLELHHSIRCGADEQAAQAVLELAVS
- the lpxA gene encoding acyl-ACP--UDP-N-acetylglucosamine O-acyltransferase → MIDKTAFIHPGAIVEQGAVIGAGAHIGPFCYVGSQVEIGAGTVLKSHVVVNGITRIGRDNEIYQFASIGEANQDLKYAGEPTKVEIGDRNRIRESVTIHRGTAQGTGVTKVGNDNLLMVNVHVAHDCVVGNSCVLANNATLAGHVEIDDHAIIGGMTAIHQFCIIGAHVMVGGCSGIAQDVPPFVIAQGNHATPFGINAVGLKRRGFDKDEMHAIRNAYKILYRSEKPLEEAKEEIKAMVKENPVLKQFIDFFARSTRGIIR
- the skp gene encoding molecular chaperone Skp yields the protein MKKLLCAAGLGLAMAASASVQAADKIAVVNVSSIFQQLPAREAVAKQLEDEFKGRASELQKMERDLQTKMQKLQRDGSTMKASDRSKMEKDLMAQREQFSQKAQAFEQDNRRRQMEERNKILSRIQDAVKAVASKEGYDVVIDANAVAYADSAKDITAAVQKQVK
- the fabZ gene encoding 3-hydroxyacyl-ACP dehydratase FabZ — protein: MTTDTHTLDIAEILELLPHRYPFLLVDRVLEFEEHKYLRAVKNVTVNEPFFQGHFPGKPILPGVLILEAMAQATGILAFKSVGKLEPGELYYFAGIDEARFKRPVVPGDQMIMEVTFEKTRRGLTRFKGVATVDGKIVCEATMMCARSREA
- the rnhB gene encoding ribonuclease HII → MIQPFVYPSALLIAGVDEVGRGPLVGAVVTAAVILDPARPIAGLADSKKLSEKRRSALYDKIVDNALSWSLGRAEPYEIDQLNILHATMLAMQRAVAGLHIEPDMVLIDGNRCPALPMRSMAVVKGDSRVAEISAASILAKVTRDREMTELDRSFPEYGFAKHKGYPTAFHLEKLAVLGATKHHRRSFAPVRQVLER